The genomic region ACCCTGTAGCTCCAGGTGGACCAGTGTGGAAAGCACGGAATGCCAGCAATTATGTGAGAGATGCACAGCACCACGAGAAAACATGCACCGTCCTCACCTGCCCCCCTCAGTGATCAAGCAGGTCGGCGCACCCCAGAGGGAGCCAGCCAGACATGGCTGAACTCCCAAGAGGTGGCTTCTGTCCAGAGCTGTCCCACcctgggcagggcgggggggggggtggcgggagggAAGCCGGGCACCGCCTGCCTAGCTGACAAAGGCAGCAATGGCCACCAGCTGTAGAATGGCCTCCAGGCCATGGAGCGCCAGGAGTGTGGCACTGAGGATGGAGTCTGCCCGCAGCACCAGGGTCTGCCAGAGCAGGAAGTAGGTGGACAACAGGGCGCCCCCCGCTGTGAGGGCCAGGCTGATGGCCAGCGGCACCTCGGCCTCCGTCAGGTTGCCCTTGGTGCCTGGAGAGCAGAACAGTCAGGTGAGTGGGCACTGGGCTCCGGGACACCTACTCTGACCCGTGTGCCCCCAGGAGGGCTgcgaggaggcagggaggccaagaGCCAGCTCATCACCAGCGCAGCCCTCTGGACGCAGGGCTGAGGACTTTCGGTAAAAGGTCCTGTTGTGGTCACCACATCACTCATGAAACGTCAGAAAGCAAAGTGCGACAAGGGGTGTGTTTTCCCTAGTGAGGGTAAAAACCAATCACGGGAGAATGTTTGAATCTCAGCCTCTGGATCAGTTGTGGGGACGGGAGACGgaatttccttttctaaaaacaaTCCCAGTTGCATTCTGATACCTTTTCCTAATTCCAAGTGGACTGAGGaggttttgtttaaaatttccaaaaatattttactctGGGCTGAGGCCAGTTCTGGAAAATGTCATGCACGCTTGTAAAAAACCGAACCAAACCTAAATATTTTAGATAAGTGGGTCAGTCGCAGGAACCGTTGCTCCCTGGCTGCTGTGGCtgacccaggtgcccagcaccgTCCGCCCCCCTCCCAGGGGCACGGGCTCGTCTGTGACAGCAGATACTGATGGCCCCGCATGCCCAGCAGGACGGCCGAGGAGACTCGCTCCTGACCCCTGAAGAGTCCTGCGGCTCTGCTGACAAGGGCGTGCGCCTGTTTCCTCACTGCTGATTGGGCGTCACTGGCACGCGTGTGCAGGCAGAATGTGCTGACGTGCAAGGGGCCTGAGAGCGCCAGCTGTCATCGGCTCTACCAGCTATTCTAATGGAGGAGCTGTTCAACCCATGTACGACCCCACTGTAGAACACGGATGTGCTGGCACGTGCATGCCTGTGACTTGGCAGGAGGCAGGCTGGAAGCCTGCACCCTGTGTACTGAGCACTGGCTGGGCTGGGCTAGAGGGCAAAGCTCATGCTGTTGGACGGAACAGGGGGCTGCCTGAGGGCACTTGAATGGCCCTGGAGCTGGACTGAGGCAGCTCGGGGAGCCCTCCCACTCCTCCAGGCTCCGCTGCCCTGTTGGGGACTCCACAGAACACTCCAGATCCTTCTCCAGACTGCTGAGGCCaacagaaggggaaggaaggaggtgagGTGAATATTTTGGGGCTCCAGTCAACTGGCTAAGCTGGGTTCTGATCTCAGTGCGGTCTGTCCCCGTGCAGCTTCTGCAGGATAGCGTCTCTCCCAGGGATGCTGCCAGTGCCAGTGTCGTCTCTTGAATTAAGCTTCTGAATAAACTAATTAATACTTAATGACATCGTAAGGGGAGGCTTGCAAAGCAAGTGGCTAAGCTGTTGACATCAAAAGTGTCTCTAAGAACCACGTTATAAAGGGATGAGCATTTAGAGGTTCCCAGCATGTAAGCTAGTAATTCTGTGATCCTACCTACTATGTGGTCTTCAGTCAACTCACCAAGATATAACCGAGTCACTTCCAGAATCCCCATCAGAAGCAGCAGAGTCAGGTCGAGGACCAGGTAAGGGTGAGGATAACTGAAAACCTGACCTGGAGAACAGCGGGCAACAGAGAACTCCAgttatgggggtggggtggtgcagCAAGGACACCTCCCATGTGCCTTTGCATTTAAGACTCACTTTTATATGTAATCATCAGGAGTGTAGCTAGGAAATACAGGGCGTAATATGCCCCACTCAGGCAGAACAGCACCTGCAGAGAGATGGACGAGAGCTGGCCAGCGGTTAAGGACTGGTGGGCCTAGAGACGGGCCCTACCCGTGCATCCACCCTAGGGGGCACGCCTTGCCAGGTCTTCAGAGGTGCACCTGTGGGTAGCCATGGGGGACCTGGCCACTGGCTCCCTGCCTGGGGCGGCTTCCACCCATACTCCACTGGTGTCACAGGAAATGCCCTAGCCTGGAACAGGAGGGCAGGCAGGATGGCCTTGGAACACCAGGCTTCCTTGGGGGCAGGGTTACCCTGACTGTGGCCCAGGTTACtagatagaaaaaaatgacatttttttttcattttcttcaaagaaaatatattcttttttgtgCAGTTAAATGTCTACTTAACTTTCCTGAGCACTGTACACTTCTTGTTTGTTTATGGTAAAATGAGTCTGTAAGTATTCAAAGTGAGGGGTCTTCACTCTCTTGCTCCAGGTGGGCCTGGTGGGAGAAGGGCAGCCACCCACTCAAGGTGCAGGGCCAAGAAGGGAGGTGACGGAGCCAGCACGCCCCACTGAAGTTCTATCAACTCTAAATTGTTAGTGAATGTCCCTCCCACTTAAAGGTGGAATTTCTACTCAGAACTTATAGAAAGGGTGCGCATGGGAGtttaaaggaacaaaaagcaGGAACTCAGAGCTGCCTTCATGTGTCCAGCAAGCTAGCCCAAAAGAGCCATCCTGTGGAGGCCTGGGCCTGAGGCCAGCTGAGGGACAGGGCAGAAGGATACCACCGCGGAGGAAGCTCTCCCTGGAAAACAAAGCATATCAGTCAGTGAGGCCCCGGGTCCGACCTGGGTGCTTACCTGGGCCATTTCCAACACCGGCAGAGGATCCTGGCTTCATTCTTTCCCCCGTATTTACAGAAAGAAGCCCCCTTTATCTGGGCCTGCAGCTAGGTCCCCCTCTATCACCTCTGCATTCGTCCCTCCGAGGAGGATCTGCCATCTGCTTTTCAGAACCCGAGGCTGGGAGAGTGTGTACTCGGGAGCTCAGCGGTGGAGAGGAAGCAAGGCCTCCATCCACGGCTGAGGTCAGGCCAGCCAGGACAGGCAGATTTCTGCTCCACCGACAGGAGAGAGGGCCCTGGGCACCAGGGGACAGCAGCTTTCCTCATCCTCTGTGCTTTCTGCATTTACCACAGGGATGTAATTAGAGGAGAACCTTTTCTGATTCGGggtacaaatctttttttttgttgttgttgtaattgACGATAGACACTTGCTTTCCTCTAGAATTTTATACATTGCCCCAAATCTCACTCAAACAATAATTTCCTACAGCAGCAATCCAATTTCTTCCAATGGTGTGTCTCTTGGACCTTCTCCTACCCATAACAGGCACACGTTTCCCCTCATCTTAAGATGACAGCCTCTCTCCCTGTGAAATGGTCTTCAGAATCCGAGGTTTTGAGtttgaagtatctttttttttttaaagattttttatttatttgagagagagagaatgagagagagagagagagcatgagagggaagagggtcagagggagaagcagactccctgctgagcagggagcccgatgtgggactcgatccggggactccaggatcatgacctgagccgaaggcagtcgcttgaccaactgagccacccaggcgccctagtttgaAGTATCTTTGACTAATCCTTTGATTGAACGTGTCCTGGGGCTGATTTCCTGTTTCAAGAGGCTCAGAGTAGTGGCACATTTGTGATGTGTAGAAACATCAGTAATAACTTAGAATTTGGCAAACAGACCCTACAGAAGAAGACGTGAGCTATATTGCCAAGCAGCAAGCAGGACAGCGATGTGAAC from Zalophus californianus isolate mZalCal1 chromosome 11, mZalCal1.pri.v2, whole genome shotgun sequence harbors:
- the TMEM80 gene encoding transmembrane protein 80 isoform X2 yields the protein MAAARRGRASSAVLSSISLQVLFCLSGAYYALYFLATLLMITYKSQVFSYPHPYLVLDLTLLLLMGILEVTRLYLGTKGNLTEAEVPLAISLALTAGGALLSTYFLLWQTLVLRADSILSATLLALHGLEAILQLVAIAAFVS
- the TMEM80 gene encoding transmembrane protein 80 isoform X1, whose product is MAQVSTQVGPGASLTDMLCFPGRASSAVLSSISLQVLFCLSGAYYALYFLATLLMITYKSQVFSYPHPYLVLDLTLLLLMGILEVTRLYLGTKGNLTEAEVPLAISLALTAGGALLSTYFLLWQTLVLRADSILSATLLALHGLEAILQLVAIAAFVS
- the TMEM80 gene encoding transmembrane protein 80 isoform X3; translation: MKVLFCLSGAYYALYFLATLLMITYKSQVFSYPHPYLVLDLTLLLLMGILEVTRLYLGTKGNLTEAEVPLAISLALTAGGALLSTYFLLWQTLVLRADSILSATLLALHGLEAILQLVAIAAFVS